Within the Paenibacillus sp. AN1007 genome, the region ATGGCAGTACTATTTGACAGGGGAAGGCAGAATGACCGTCTTTGGTGGCAATGGCAGCGCACGTACCTTCGATTATCGGGCTGGAGATGTCGGGTATGTTCCTATAGCCATGGGGCACTATATACAAAATACCGGTGAGAACACGTTATGGTTTTTGGAAATCTTCCGAAGTGATCGTTTTGAGGACGTCTCACTCAATCAGTGGATGGCTTTAACGCCCCGTGACCTCGTGCGAGACAATCTGAATGCACCACCGGAACTGCTGGATGCACTGCGTAAAGTGAAATGGCCTGTCGTATAAAATAGTATAAACCTATATCATCCACTCCGAATTGGGGTAAAGGTGAGAGAACCCACAATAACGAAGGAGGAATATGAAGATGAAAGCCGTAACGTTCCAGGGCATCAAGGATATTCAAGTGAAACAGGTCGAGGATCCGGCACTGCAGCAGAAGGATGATATTATCGTTCGTATTACTTCAACCGCAATCTGTGGATCGGATTTGCATATTTATCAGGGAGCGCTGCCTGCCGCCAAAGACTATGTCATCGGTCATGAACCGATGGGCATTGTGGAAGAGGTTGGACCTGAGGTTACACGGGTGAAAAAAGGAGACCGGGTCGTACTGCCTTTTAATATTGCCTGCGGGCAGTGCTTCTATTGTAATCATGATATGGAGAGCCAGTGTGACCATTCCAATAGAAATCCTGATATTCACACTGGAGGCTATTTTGGTTTCACCGAGCGATACGGTGGCCACCCCGGCGGACAGGCCGAACTGCTGCGTGTGCCTTACGGCAACTTCACCCCCTTTGTCATTCCGGAGTCCTGCGAGCTGCAGGATGAGGCACTGCTGTTTCTATCCGACGTACTGCCAACGGCATACTGGAGCGTCGAAAATGCTGGCGTGAAGCCAGGAGATACGGTCACTGTGCTTGGGAGCGGCCCGATTGGGCTGATGACGCAGAAGTTCGCCTGGATGAAGGGTGCCAAACGGGTGATCGCCGTTGATCGTCTGCCCTATCGACTGGAGAAGGCCAAGCGAATGAATGATGCAGAGGTCTTTAACTTTGAAGAGTACGACGATATGGGCGAGCACATCCGCGAGATGACCCAGGGTGGAACAGATATTGTCATTGACTGTGTAGGCATGGATGGCAAAAAAACGATGCTGGAAGAGATCGGCCAGAAGCTGAAACTACATGGCGGGGCGCTGAGTGCCATCGAAATCGGCATGAAAGCAGTACGCAAGTTTGGAACGATCCAGCTTACAGGGGTGTACGGCTCTTCCTACAATATGTTCCCTCTGGGAAATCTGTTTGAACGCAATATCAACATCAAAATGGGACAAGCTCCTGTTATTCATTACATGCCTGAACTGTTCCGCAAAATTACAGCAGGAGAATTTGACCCAACCGAAATTATTTCACACCGCTTATCCCTGGATAACGCAAGCGAAGCTTACCGAATCTTTAACGATCACGAAGATGAATGCACCAAGGTAATTTTAAAACCTTGATTCTTAAAGGCAGTCTTACCTTTGACAGGGTAGGCCTGCCTTTTTTGCACCGTTTGAGTACCTGAATATTGCCCCGTTTCCCCTTCAAAGCCAAAAAAAGCATCCCTCCAATCATTTTCGCTGGAGAGATGCTGCAGGCGGATTACCAAACCCGTGCTGATGTTATACGATCATTTGATAATCCAATTGTATATTTTATTATTTAACAAGCTCAGGTGACTTCTTCCACAATCCCAGAATGAGACCCGAGATCACAGAACCAATAACAACCGCGAGCAGGAACAGCAGGGTGTGGTTAGCCAGAAGTGCTACAAAGACCCCACCGTGCGGAGCTGGTACGTTGATATTCCAGAGCTGCGTAAGACCACCGGCTGCTGCAGAACCAATAATACAAGAAGTCAGTACACGAAGCGGATCAGCCGCTGCAAAAGGAATCGCACCTTCTGTGATGAACGACAGCCCCAGTACATAGTTAGTCAAACCGGATTTGCGTTCCTGCTCCGTGAATTTGGATTTAAAGAACGTTGTTGCAAGCGCAATTGCCAGAGGCGGTGCCATACCGCCTGCCATAACTGCCGCCATCCATGCTCCGTCTGTGTTGCCGCTGGATGTAAATACGCCAATCGCAAATGTATAGGCAGCTTTGTTGAACGGACCGCCCATATCGATGGCCATCATGCCGCCGAGCAGCACGCCGAGCAGTACTTTATTACCTGTTCCCAGATTGCCGAGTGCATCCACAAGCCATGTGTTCAGGGAACCGAAGATTGGATCGAAAATGTAATAACTGATTGTACCGACGATCAGCAGACCCAGTACCGGATAGAGCAGGATCGGTTTCAAACCGTCAATTGCTTTTGGCAGCCCCTTCAGTGCCTTACGCAGACCAATAACGACATAACCTGCGAGGAAACCGGCAGCGAGACCACCAAGGAAACCGGCATTAGAGCTTACAGCCATCAAACCACCGACCATACCCGGCATCAGGGCTGGACGATCACCGATACTCATCGCAATAAATCCGGCAAGTACTGGAATCAGGAAATGGAACGCACCTGTTCCTCCGCCAATGGTTTGCAGCAACTGTACAATCGGATTGTCAGGACTCGCAAGCTGTTCAATCAAGAAGGAGATGGCGAGCAGGATACCCCCACCAACAACGAATGGCAGCATATGTGAAATACCGTTCATCAAATCTTTGTAAATTTTACTTCCGACGCTTATTTTATGATCGCTGGTGCCTTCATGCTTCGCAATTCCACCTTGGCTGCGATAGATTGGGGCATCCCCGTTAACCGCCTTGCGGATCAGTTCTTCGGATTTGCGGATACCGTCACTTACCGGTCTTTGCAGCACAGGCTTGCCGTCAAAGCGGGCCATTTCGACATTTTTGTCTGCAGCAATGATAACCCCTTTAGCGCGAGCAATCTCGTCAGCTGTCAATACATTCTGTGCGCCTTCGGAACCGTTCGTTTCCACACGAATATTAATTCCCATTTCCTGTGCTTTTTTCTTGAGCGCATCCTCAGCCATAAATGTATGCGCAATACCTGTCGGACAGGCGGTAACAGCAACAACAAAATCTTCAGAATTGGCATTACCCACAAGGACACCTGCGCTGTTTTTCACGTTGTCAGCACCATTTGCAGCCGAAGATGCCTGCGCTTCTCTCTCCAGCTTTGCTTTTTCTTTGGCTGCTTCCTTGGCTGCAGCTTCCTCCTGCTTGGCGTCGAACAAGGCACTCACTTCTTGAGGCGTATTTGTGTTCATCAATTCAGCGATGAAATCGCTATCAACCAGCAGCCTTGAAAGAGCCGCAAGTGTGCGAAGATGTGTATTCCCGGCGCCTTCCGGAGCCGCAATCATGAAGAAAATATGAGCAGGCTGATCATCCAGCGCTTCAAAATCCAGACCTTTTTTGCTTTTGGCGAAGACAACCGTTGGTTCGTTTACCGCTTTCGTCTTCGCGTGAGGCATAGCAATCCCGCCGCCAATACCTGTGCTGGATTCCGCTTCTCTTTTGTAAATCATTTCTTTGAACAGCACCGGATCGTTGATGCGTCCACTCCGATTCAAACTTGCAATCAGTTCGTCGATCGCCTCATCTTTGGTCGTCGCTTGCAGATCCATAATCATCGTTTCCTGGATCATCAAGTCAGTGATTTTCATCTTGGAACACTCCCTTAAGTTCGGTCGGCCTGCGCAGCAGGCCTCATATAAATTCATATCAGTACGGATGCTGTTAAACTTATCCAAAAGAAGACAGGCATGCCGTTTTTAAAGTGTTGTAATTGTAACCTGATCACGCAATGCTTCAATAAGCTCTCGTGCGGCAAGGTCATCCGAGAAGGCGGTTGCGCTGCCCGATGCTACTCCGGTGCGGAATGCTTCCAGCAGGTCTCCGTGCAGTACATACGTGCCTACAAACCCGCCAATCATCGAATCGCCAGCACCAACTGAATTTTTCACCTTGCCTTTAGGTACGGTTGCATGATAGACATTAGTCTTCGTGATAAACAATGCTCCTTCTCCAGCCATGGAGATCAATACATGTTTGGCACCTGCTTCAAGCAGTTTACGTCCGTAGGACACCAATTCCTCACGTGTCTCAATGGTTACGCCAAACAATTCGGCTAGTTCATGATGGTTTGGTTTGACCAACAGCGGCTTGTGAACGAGTGCTTCCATTAGTGCAGACCCTGTGGTATCAATGACGAACTCGGCTTCCGTCTGCTTGCAGACTTGAATGAGACGATCATAGAAATCTGAACCAAGTGACGGTGGAACACTGCCAGATAGAATGACAATATCTCCTTTTTGCAAAGAAGACAGTTTAAGCAGCAGCTGTTCTGCCTCATCCGCACGGATTGCCGGCCCCAGGCCGTTAATTTCGGTTTCGTCCCCATGCTTGAGCTTGATGTTAATGCGGGTATCGTCTGCAATGGTGACAAAATCGGTCTGGATCGCATCTTCCTGCAGCTTGTCGTTAATAAAACGTCCGGTGAATCCACCCAAAAATCCGATAGCCGTATTGGCCGCTCCAAGTTGATTCAAAATCCGGGAAACGTTAATGCCTTTACCTCCAGGCAGTTTCAAGTCCCGGTTCATGCGGTTTAATCCGCCCAGTTTCAGATCGTCCACTTCTACGATGTAATCGATGGACGGGTTGAGTGTTATCGTATATATCATCGCTATCCCTCAATTATTTTAGTTTTCCGGGTGACTACCGCTCGCCAATGTTCTGGCATTCGCTCCGTAATCAGATCTGCCTCCTCCAAATCAAACAATTTGGCAAAAGTAATATCCCCGATTTTGCTGGAATCAGCCAGCACATAGGATTTCCCCGACAATTGATGTGCACGCCTCTTAATCAAGGCTTCCTCCGGATCAGGCGTTGTATACCCCATCTCGGGGTCCACACCGTTACTTCCGAGAAAACATTTATCAAATCGAAAATTGTCCATGTTCTGCAGCGCAATGCTGCCAATGACTGCTTTGGTATGAATTTTCATCATGCCGCCTAATAAATAACTGCGAATTCGCTTGCTTACAAGCGCCTCGACATGGGAGAGTCCATTGGTGACCACCGTTACATCTTTAGCTTCGATAAAAGGGATCATGGCCAGTGTTGTCGTGCCGGCATCTAGGTAAATACATTCACCATTCTGAATTTCCTGTGCGGCCAACCGGGCGATAACGGTTTTCTGTTGAATGTTTTTGAACGTTTTTTCTTCCATACCTGGCTCTAACGTTTTTTCATTCACCAGTGAAGCGCCACCATGGATACGTTTGAGCATCTGACGGCTTTCCAGATCAATCAAATCTCTTCTAATCGTGGATTCAGAAACTCCGAGCACATCAACAAGCTCCTGCAGTTTCACAATTCCCTGTAAATGTAAGCGCTCTACAATTGCAGCATATCGTTCTTCAGTCAGCATATTCATTCCTCCAACTGCTTCTATAGTATCATAAATCCCGTAAAAAACAATCATTTTCATTCAAAATAATTTAAAAACCTTCAAATTCTTTCACTTCTCGTCTAAATTTCTTGTCCAAATGTCCCGATCACCCGTTTCTCTACACGCAACTGATAATCTAGTTCCTATTGTGGAGAGGTGAATCTTCTATGTCAGTCCTGACGAACAAAAGGCGGAAACCGTGTGAGCCCTATCGATCGAAGACAAGGGCAGTTCAACGTTACGGCTGGATTTCATCCAACTGGAGTGGTTACGTAAAGAGAAAATCCCGTCAAGCCTACCGGCGAATTTCCGCAGAGTGGACTGTTCCTTATGTTTTTCCTAGCTCGCGCACCTCATATTCATCTGCATGGATAGGTATTGACGGTTTTACAAACAACGATCTTATTCAAACAGGCACAGCTCATGATTGGATTCAGGGCAGACCCGTATATTATGCCTGGTGGGAAATCCTGCCGGATACAGAAACGATCATTCATCAACCGGTAAATGCCGGTGACTGCATGCGCGGTATCATTACCAAAATAACCCGCCACACCTGGTGCATCCACCTGAGCAATCTCACCAAAGGCTGGACTTTTCGCACCGTTCAGCGTTATTCAGGTCCTCAATCCTCCGCCGAATGGATTGTTGAAGCTCCTTCCATTGGCGGTTCCCCTGCCCTGATACCTAGACTCAGTCCGATTTCTTTTCGAATGTGCCGTCTTAATGGCCGCCCTCCGGCCTTCAGCACCAAAGATAAAGGCATTATGGTCCAGAACCAGCGTGTCTTGTCAGTTCCCTGGCCTCCCAATTCGTGCAGAGACGGGTTTGTTGTGCGGCGTGTTCGCTAAGTCTTGTTTGGATCATATAACTGAAAAATCCTGCAGCCGCCGACGTTTCTGACGCCGGTGCTGCAGGATTTTGGCCATGCCGGGACGGCGTCCTGCTGTAGTAACTCAGTGCTTCCTACGATAATAGCCCGATGCTTTCTTTTATAGTGACTCAGGCCTCAATTATCTAAGCTCTGTATTCCCGATATCTGGTTTAGGTTTGAGCCATCTACCTTCTTCGTTAATAAAGGCTCCCTTGAACCTTCCCATCTCCAGCTGTTCAATCAGCTTTTCTTCATCCGTTGTCAAAATCTCAGCTAACTGTTCAACGGTATAATAATCCGCCAGATTGTAATCAAGCAGAATAGGCACAGCAGTATCGTATAATTCGCGGATCATATTCTCGAAAGAATGGCGTCCCAGATTCGTCATCTTCTGATAAACCTGCAGCGGCTGGGAAACTAAAGTACGAAACGATTTGTCCTCCAGATTCATCCACAATGTGCTGCATGCCTGAACACTCATATAATTCTGGTCTACATCGTAAAACTGCATTTCCTCAATCTTCATGTATTTCTCTTGAAAAGCCACAATTTTAATTAAGGGCACATCACGTAATCGTGATGCTTTTTTCAGGTGGGCCCTGAACTGCTCATAATTCATCTCTTTATTTTGTTTCGCCTGCTCCATTTATAGATCCCTGCCTTTAACATGTTCCAAACGACATCTTACAACAAATCCTCATAGAACGAAAGAAGCATTGGTAAAAAACAAAGACGCACAGCATAATCTGCTGCACGAAGGACAATACCATGATTATATTTTTTCGCGTTTCGACCAAGCGGCCGTGAACTCTGGTTCATTGTACTCATAGAACTCGCGCAGGATTTGCTCCCGGTCGTCGAGGAACAGTTGATCGGCTATTCCTGTGACCAGCTTGGGTACAGCCCCTTTAGTTCCCGATATGGCCGAGGCAGATAAACCGCAGCTTGCCAGCGCTGAATAAT harbors:
- a CDS encoding zinc-dependent alcohol dehydrogenase, translating into MKAVTFQGIKDIQVKQVEDPALQQKDDIIVRITSTAICGSDLHIYQGALPAAKDYVIGHEPMGIVEEVGPEVTRVKKGDRVVLPFNIACGQCFYCNHDMESQCDHSNRNPDIHTGGYFGFTERYGGHPGGQAELLRVPYGNFTPFVIPESCELQDEALLFLSDVLPTAYWSVENAGVKPGDTVTVLGSGPIGLMTQKFAWMKGAKRVIAVDRLPYRLEKAKRMNDAEVFNFEEYDDMGEHIREMTQGGTDIVIDCVGMDGKKTMLEEIGQKLKLHGGALSAIEIGMKAVRKFGTIQLTGVYGSSYNMFPLGNLFERNINIKMGQAPVIHYMPELFRKITAGEFDPTEIISHRLSLDNASEAYRIFNDHEDECTKVILKP
- a CDS encoding fructose-specific PTS transporter subunit EIIC; this translates as MKITDLMIQETMIMDLQATTKDEAIDELIASLNRSGRINDPVLFKEMIYKREAESSTGIGGGIAMPHAKTKAVNEPTVVFAKSKKGLDFEALDDQPAHIFFMIAAPEGAGNTHLRTLAALSRLLVDSDFIAELMNTNTPQEVSALFDAKQEEAAAKEAAKEKAKLEREAQASSAANGADNVKNSAGVLVGNANSEDFVVAVTACPTGIAHTFMAEDALKKKAQEMGINIRVETNGSEGAQNVLTADEIARAKGVIIAADKNVEMARFDGKPVLQRPVSDGIRKSEELIRKAVNGDAPIYRSQGGIAKHEGTSDHKISVGSKIYKDLMNGISHMLPFVVGGGILLAISFLIEQLASPDNPIVQLLQTIGGGTGAFHFLIPVLAGFIAMSIGDRPALMPGMVGGLMAVSSNAGFLGGLAAGFLAGYVVIGLRKALKGLPKAIDGLKPILLYPVLGLLIVGTISYYIFDPIFGSLNTWLVDALGNLGTGNKVLLGVLLGGMMAIDMGGPFNKAAYTFAIGVFTSSGNTDGAWMAAVMAGGMAPPLAIALATTFFKSKFTEQERKSGLTNYVLGLSFITEGAIPFAAADPLRVLTSCIIGSAAAGGLTQLWNINVPAPHGGVFVALLANHTLLFLLAVVIGSVISGLILGLWKKSPELVK
- the pfkB gene encoding 1-phosphofructokinase, whose product is MIYTITLNPSIDYIVEVDDLKLGGLNRMNRDLKLPGGKGINVSRILNQLGAANTAIGFLGGFTGRFINDKLQEDAIQTDFVTIADDTRINIKLKHGDETEINGLGPAIRADEAEQLLLKLSSLQKGDIVILSGSVPPSLGSDFYDRLIQVCKQTEAEFVIDTTGSALMEALVHKPLLVKPNHHELAELFGVTIETREELVSYGRKLLEAGAKHVLISMAGEGALFITKTNVYHATVPKGKVKNSVGAGDSMIGGFVGTYVLHGDLLEAFRTGVASGSATAFSDDLAARELIEALRDQVTITTL
- a CDS encoding DeoR/GlpR family DNA-binding transcription regulator, with the translated sequence MLTEERYAAIVERLHLQGIVKLQELVDVLGVSESTIRRDLIDLESRQMLKRIHGGASLVNEKTLEPGMEEKTFKNIQQKTVIARLAAQEIQNGECIYLDAGTTTLAMIPFIEAKDVTVVTNGLSHVEALVSKRIRSYLLGGMMKIHTKAVIGSIALQNMDNFRFDKCFLGSNGVDPEMGYTTPDPEEALIKRRAHQLSGKSYVLADSSKIGDITFAKLFDLEEADLITERMPEHWRAVVTRKTKIIEG
- a CDS encoding G1 family glutamic endopeptidase, producing MSVLTNKRRKPCEPYRSKTRAVQRYGWISSNWSGYVKRKSRQAYRRISAEWTVPYVFPSSRTSYSSAWIGIDGFTNNDLIQTGTAHDWIQGRPVYYAWWEILPDTETIIHQPVNAGDCMRGIITKITRHTWCIHLSNLTKGWTFRTVQRYSGPQSSAEWIVEAPSIGGSPALIPRLSPISFRMCRLNGRPPAFSTKDKGIMVQNQRVLSVPWPPNSCRDGFVVRRVR